The Paenibacillus sp. YPG26 genome includes a window with the following:
- the gspM gene encoding type II secretion system protein GspM, with amino-acid sequence MMEIVRKYRTVLLPAAVLLFLLLFAFYMLAVQPVVKEAAAQQEEISTLEQDNGLMQNRVNELKGNNEDSPEMAAIREYLPASENTEQLILDFAQINRKAAVILQDVQFTLPESNLIRSSSSKDKSPFPTVREVKMTATLEGNYSQIKLWMSELQKLKRLIAIDSFNFQRPYETQAPGSVIKATVSFTAYYDPS; translated from the coding sequence ATGATGGAGATTGTTCGAAAGTACCGCACTGTTCTACTGCCGGCCGCTGTCCTCCTGTTCCTGCTGTTATTCGCCTTCTATATGCTTGCTGTTCAGCCGGTGGTCAAAGAGGCTGCTGCGCAGCAGGAGGAGATCAGCACCTTGGAGCAAGATAACGGTCTTATGCAGAACAGAGTCAATGAGCTAAAAGGGAATAATGAGGATAGTCCTGAGATGGCGGCCATCCGCGAATATTTGCCAGCCAGCGAGAATACGGAGCAGCTTATATTGGATTTTGCCCAAATCAACCGGAAGGCCGCTGTCATTCTGCAGGATGTTCAGTTCACGCTGCCGGAGTCGAATCTGATCCGGTCCTCATCAAGCAAGGACAAGTCGCCTTTCCCAACAGTTCGCGAAGTGAAGATGACGGCTACGCTTGAAGGCAATTACAGTCAGATCAAGCTCTGGATGTCAGAGCTTCAGAAGCTGAAGCGTCTGATTGCGATTGACTCCTTTAATTTCCAGAGGCCTTACGAGACCCAGGCTCCAGGCAGTGTTATCAAAGCGACCGTCTCCTTCACGGCTTATTACGACCCTTCCTAG
- a CDS encoding NfeD family protein yields the protein MHIWVLWLIAAGILLVSEMMTLTFYLLWLSIGAGAAALVAWIAPDNILMQVVIGCAVALVLTVFTKPLVRGFRTSRGFQDIGTELVGKQGIVVEPIDKLKNGIVKIGGDTWTAVSDQFIGVDERVIVVKRGNAILEVERWEDTH from the coding sequence ATGCATATATGGGTGTTATGGCTGATTGCTGCCGGGATTCTACTTGTCTCAGAAATGATGACGCTCACGTTCTACCTCCTGTGGCTTAGTATAGGAGCAGGGGCGGCGGCGCTGGTGGCGTGGATCGCACCGGATAACATTTTGATGCAGGTGGTTATCGGCTGTGCGGTCGCGCTGGTCTTAACCGTATTTACCAAGCCGCTGGTCAGAGGATTTCGTACATCCAGAGGGTTCCAAGACATCGGTACCGAGCTTGTCGGCAAGCAGGGGATTGTGGTCGAGCCGATCGACAAATTGAAGAACGGGATTGTGAAGATCGGGGGAGACACGTGGACTGCGGTGTCCGATCAGTTCATCGGCGTAGATGAACGGGTCATCGTTGTGAAACGGGGCAATGCCATACTAGAGGTAGAACGATGGGAGGATACACATTAA
- a CDS encoding SPFH domain-containing protein, producing the protein MTWAVIGIILVVVVIFIALTVKIVPQQRVGVVERLGRFHRLLTPGLNILIPVIDQVRIYHDLRIQQANVPPQTVITKDNVQVQIDTIIFYQVVGPEEATYGISDYVYGVRNISTATMRQIIGKLELDETLSGREKISTEIRLALDEATEKWGVRIERVEVIDIKPPLDIQEAMDKQMKAERSKRAIVLEAEAAKQDMILRAEGDKQSKILKAEGDKEARIREAEGLGQAQELEALGQAKAIQVVAEAEKNRIALLQGAGLDENVLAYYSFEALTEIAKGPANKVFLPTSTVDALGSIGAIGEVFKAGKSDK; encoded by the coding sequence ATGACTTGGGCCGTAATTGGCATTATTCTGGTTGTCGTTGTTATATTCATTGCTTTAACTGTCAAAATCGTACCGCAGCAGCGGGTAGGTGTCGTTGAGCGTCTGGGGAGATTTCACCGTTTGCTGACGCCGGGGCTGAACATTCTGATTCCTGTGATCGATCAGGTTCGCATCTATCATGACCTGCGGATTCAGCAGGCGAACGTTCCACCGCAGACGGTCATCACCAAGGATAACGTGCAGGTCCAGATCGACACGATTATTTTCTATCAGGTGGTAGGGCCGGAAGAAGCGACTTACGGGATTTCGGACTATGTGTACGGGGTACGCAACATCTCTACAGCGACGATGCGCCAAATTATCGGTAAGCTGGAGCTGGACGAGACGCTGTCCGGACGGGAGAAGATCTCTACTGAAATTCGCCTCGCGCTGGATGAAGCAACCGAGAAATGGGGCGTTCGCATTGAACGGGTAGAGGTTATCGATATTAAGCCTCCGCTCGATATCCAGGAAGCGATGGACAAACAAATGAAGGCCGAGCGCAGCAAACGGGCGATCGTGCTTGAAGCGGAAGCGGCGAAGCAGGACATGATTCTCCGCGCTGAAGGGGATAAGCAGAGCAAGATCCTCAAGGCGGAAGGGGATAAGGAAGCGCGTATCCGCGAAGCGGAAGGTCTTGGGCAGGCCCAGGAGCTTGAGGCATTGGGTCAGGCGAAGGCGATTCAGGTTGTCGCGGAAGCCGAGAAGAACCGGATTGCGCTGCTGCAGGGAGCCGGGCTGGACGAGAACGTGCTAGCTTATTATTCTTTTGAAGCCTTGACCGAGATTGCCAAGGGTCCTGCGAACAAAGTGTTCCTTCCCACCTCGACGGTTGATGCGCTGGGCAGTATTGGCGCAATCGGTGAGGTGTTCAAGGCAGGCAAGAGCGACAAGTAA